In Roseofilum reptotaenium CS-1145, the sequence AAATAGGTTTTAGCTGTATCGAGAATGGTTTCTCCTTTGGAGAGGGAAGAGGAACCAGGAGCAAAATTGAGGGTATCAGCCGATAAGCGTTTGGCGGCTAGCTCAAAACTGCTGCGGGTGCGGGTGGATGGTTCAAAGAAGAGGTTGGTTACCACTCGTCCCTGGAGGGTGGGGAGTTTTTTGGCTTTTTTCGTTGGTCGAGAAAGGACATCAGAAAAACTGGCGGCTGTTTGTAAAACGGCATTGTAATCGTCTGGGGTGAAGTCAGCTAGCGAGAGGATATGAGGGTGGTTAAAGGTCATGATTAGGTAATAGGTAAATGGCCATAGCTACTCTACAGGAAATTCGGCGGATCAAATGCAGGTTTCTATGAATGAGATGAAGAGGTACTCGAACTTATTCATGACTTCTTACGTATTATGCTCCTTCTCTTGAACCGTCAAGGATCGATCGCTCCCCTGAGTCTGGCGATCGCTCTCATTGTGACTGGATGCACCTCCAGCCATTCCACGGAACTCACACCTACCCCTGCACCAGTCCCCAAAATTGCCCAAAGGCTTGAACCGACTCCTGCGGTGGAGATGATCGAGATGACGGTATACCAGCTCGATCCCTTCTGTGAATCGTTTGTAGAGAAGTCGATCCAAGTCCCTGAGCAAAATGCTCTGCAAGCAACCATCCATAACGCGATCGAAGAGGGAACAACAGCCGATTTTACGATCGCCGGTTATCGCTTGCAACCCAACCCAACAGACAATAGTCTTACTATTGATTTTCGTCTCTCTCCCCAATCTGGGCGTTTGTTTGTCTCCCTCTCCACTTGCGAAAGAATGGCTCTATTGGGCAGTTTAAAGGAAACTTTAACCCAATCTTCTAGATGGAATATCGAGGAGGTAAAATTCACAGATCGCGGTGTACCCATTGGGTTTTGATGATAAGCTTTAAAAAATAATCCATTGTTTTCAAGATTGGTACTGTGGCATATAACATTGGCTTGCTAGGCTTAGGAACCGTAGGAGCAGGAACGGTTGATATTTTACTGAACCCGGAAGGACGGCATCCCCTCTTAGGTGACCTAAACCTGTATCGGGTTGGTGTTCGAGATCTGAATAAACCTAGAGCGGTGAAACTGCCAGATGAGTTGCTCACCACCGATCTCGAAGCCATTGTCTCTGATGAAGCGGTGGATATTGTGGTGGAATTAATCGGCGGTTTAGAACCGGCGCGATCGCTCATTCTTCAGGCGATCGCCCATGGAAAGCATGTGGTGACCGCTAATAAAGCCGTGATTTCCCGATATGGTGATGAAATTTATGATGCAGCGAATGCTGCGGGCGTTTACGTGATGCTGGAAGCGGCTGTGGGCGGGGGGATTCCGGTGATTAATCCCCTGAAGCAAGCCTTGGGCGTGAACCGAATTCAATCCGTAATTGGTATCATTAATGGCACGACTAATTATATTTTGTCCCGGATGCAGCAGGAAGGCTCGGACTTTGGAGAGGTTCTGGTGGATGCCCAGAGTTTAGGCTATGCGGAAGCCGATCCCACGGCGGATGTGGATGGTTGGGATGCGGCGGATAAGATTGCCATTTTAGCGGCTCTAGCCTTTGGCGGGCGAGTGAAACGGGAGGAAGTGCATTGTGAAGGCATTCGTTCTATTAGTGCAGCCGATATTAGTTATGCTCAAAAACTGGGATTTCGGATTAAACTTTTGGCGATCGCTCGTCGAGATCCGTCCCCAGATGCGATCGATCATCTCCAAATTCGTGTCCATCCCACCCTCGTGCCCTTGAGCCATCCCCTTGCCAGTATCAATGGCGTATTTAACGCCATTTTAGTTGAAGGAGACCCCATCGGGCCGGTGATGTTCTACGGCCAAGGGGCAGGAGCAGGGCCAACGGCTAGCGCGGTTACATCCGATATCATTAATATTGCGGCTATCCTGAAAACGGAAACCGAACCCATCCCCCATCCCCTCCTCAGTTGCACCCATCAGCACTATTGCACCCTCACTCGAGTTGAGGAATTAGAGAGTCGCTTTTATATCCGCTTAATTGCCAAAGATCGTCCCAAAGTTATTGGTCATCTGGGCATGATTTTCGGCGAGCATGGGGTGAGTTTAGAGTCTGTGGTACAAATTGGATTCAGGGAAGATTTAGCGGAAATTGTGATTGTGACTCATGAAACCCGTGAAGGCAATTTTAGAGAAGCCTTAGCAGAAGTCGAAGATTTGGAGGAGATCGACACTGTGCCGAGTGTTATTCGGGTGTTATAAGTGCTAGGGAATAGGGAATAGCTAGATTGAGTCTGTTGTGTACTCCCTCCATTCTCCTACTACAGCGCGAAGTGCGATATTGCCTCTATTGTTTGTGAAAATAATCGTAAATATTCTGTGCTAAATTAGGGCCGATTCCGGGGACTTGTTGGAGTTTTTTGGTGCTGGCTTGGGCGATCGCATCTAAAGACGGAAAATGTTTGTATAATTGCTTCTGTCGCTCATACCCTAATCCAGGAATTCCATCTAAGCGGGAACTGAGGA encodes:
- a CDS encoding homoserine dehydrogenase, coding for MAYNIGLLGLGTVGAGTVDILLNPEGRHPLLGDLNLYRVGVRDLNKPRAVKLPDELLTTDLEAIVSDEAVDIVVELIGGLEPARSLILQAIAHGKHVVTANKAVISRYGDEIYDAANAAGVYVMLEAAVGGGIPVINPLKQALGVNRIQSVIGIINGTTNYILSRMQQEGSDFGEVLVDAQSLGYAEADPTADVDGWDAADKIAILAALAFGGRVKREEVHCEGIRSISAADISYAQKLGFRIKLLAIARRDPSPDAIDHLQIRVHPTLVPLSHPLASINGVFNAILVEGDPIGPVMFYGQGAGAGPTASAVTSDIINIAAILKTETEPIPHPLLSCTHQHYCTLTRVEELESRFYIRLIAKDRPKVIGHLGMIFGEHGVSLESVVQIGFREDLAEIVIVTHETREGNFREALAEVEDLEEIDTVPSVIRVL